The proteins below are encoded in one region of Diorhabda carinulata isolate Delta chromosome 3, icDioCari1.1, whole genome shotgun sequence:
- the LOC130891069 gene encoding natterin-4-like encodes MAAYYWVDTSARGGVPQTALRGGTDVDGYEIFVGRAYHEGDWLPAKVIPGKEIAYVAYNGEEIGVHQFQVLCEQSFDWIPCQGGDIPPDAVQGGNTSDGEPLYVGRVFHEGSETVGKVHPSHGVCYIPFNGAEHAYPNYEILVLRH; translated from the exons atggcAG cTTATTACTGGGTTGATACATCGGCTCGTGGTGGAGTTCCTCAAACAGCCCTTCGAGGTGGGACCGATGTAGATGGTTATGAAATTTTCGTTGGCAGAGCATATCATGAGGGCGATTGGTTACCAGCAAAAGTTATACCTGGTAAGGAAATCGCCTACGTTGCTTACAATGGAGAAGAAATCGGAGTTCACCAATTCCAG GTACTATGCGAACAAAGTTTCGATTGGATACCATGTCAGGGTGGGGATATTCCACCAGATGCAGTACAAGGTGGAAATACCTCAGATGGAGAACCACTTTACGTTGGTAGAGTTTTCCATGAAGGTTCTGAAACAGTTGGaaaa gTTCATCCAAGCCACGGTGTTTGCTACATTCCATTCAATGGTGCAGAGCATGCCTACCctaattatgaaatattagtGCTCAGACattga
- the LOC130891070 gene encoding vacuolar protein sorting-associated protein 16 homolog has translation MSAAMWTAEWFLLGRDAYYRKFEIYSMAWQNEVNVEHYIATAASYGGPIAIRRDDQKFLKVQGSGQPIITVYSGSGKQISSFKWTRRPIVHMGWTNDEELLCIQEDGMLVKHNMFGKFLHTFNISQKIQDSKVIDAKIFISPQNFTGIAVMTSNFKIFVVNNIEDPKTRQLSDLPRSGIHPTSWTIVSEDTTEVLLARGVELYRLKQDEHHTSSMLEPDIMNKYTSIIKMSVSLNAGHLALFTDSGYLWLGSTDLRKKYCEIDCDIIYTPKQMLWCGNEAVVLYWEKDNTFLIVGKHGNKVAHFYDSSVFLVPEIDGIRIISNTHHELLQKVPEVVQKIFRINSTEPGSFLLEASKQFQKGSHKANEYICLVKNDLETAVNQCIEAVGYEFDTDIQKTLIRAAQFGKCFIPDMRSDSYVEICRLLRVLNAVRDPKVGIPITITQFNYMGRRKQGILKRLITRNYYYLALQIARYLKLPEKEGISYILVHWAKYKVSQSHLEEESVAREIAEKLGYSSGISYSEIASTASDYGRRKLAIKLLDYESKASDQVRLLLELGENTPALVKAIESGDTDLIYMVILKLREKMPLGDFKMTIRNFPVAQSLYIKYCKEHHTQALNEIYIQEDDFCAQAETFILESLDDKKEHMKDALLTSALEAYKKGRKDLYVAMCDETIKLIRFQREVEDKVPGAKNKFKGKSVHETCKLLLEMKETKLPEKFKNDFKIPDKRYWWLKISSLANQENWLELEKFSKLKRSPIGYAPFVDVCLQNGNKEEALKYLPKVNEDIKVKYCIKAGCFDEAADIAFQQRDMQSLLYIKSKCGYQLSQNQLVERINAMVRQLDSKK, from the exons ATGTCTGCTGCAATGTGGACAGCAGAATGGTTTTTATTAGGTCGAGATGCATATTACAG aaaatttgagatatattCAATGGCTTGGCAAAATGAAGTAAATGTAGAACATTATATAGCGACAGCAGCGTCTTACGGAGGACCTATTGCTATTAGAAGGGACgatcaaaagtttttaaaagttCAAGGTTCTGGGCAACCGATTATAACTGTATACTCAGGATCTGGAAAACAGATATCATCCTTTAAG TGGACTAGACGGCCTATTGTTCATATGGGTTGGACAAATGATGAAGAGTTGTTATGTATTCAAGAAGATGGCATGTTGGTTAAACATAATATGTTTGGAAAATTTCTACATACATTTAATATAAGTCAAAAAATTCAGGATTCCAAAGTAATTGAcgctaaaatttttattagtccACAAAATTTCACTGGAATTGCTGTAATGACTTCAAATTTCAAGATATTTGTAGTTAATAATATTGAAGACCCAAAAACTAGACAGTTATCAGATTTGCCAA GGTCAGGAATTCATCCTACTAGCTGGACTATAGTTTCTGAAGACACTACTGAAGTTTTATTAGCTCGAGGTGTTGAACTATACAGATTAAAACAAGATGAACACCATACAAGTTCTATG TTGGAGCCAGATATAATGAACAAATAtacatcaataataaaaatgtctgTTTCTCTAAATGCTGGTCATCTAGCTTTGTTTACTGATTCTGGTTATTTATGGTTAGGATCTACTGATTTGAGGAAGAAATATTGTGAAATTGATTGTGATATTATATATACTCCCAAGCAGATGCTCTG GTGTGGTAATGAGGCTGTTGTTCTATATTGGGAGAAAGATAATACATTCCTGATAGTGGGCAAACATGGTAATAAAGTAGCACATTTTTATGACAGTTCCGTATTTTTAGTACCAGAAATAGATGGTATTAGAATAATATCTAATACTCACCATGAATTGCTACAAAAAGTTCCTGaagttgtacaaaaaatattcaggatAAATAGTACAGAACCTGGTAGTTTTCTACTGGAAGCTTCGAAACAATTTCAA AAAGGTAGTCACAAGGCTAACGAATATATTTGTTTGgtaaaaaatgatttagaaacaGCTGTTAATCAATGTATAGAAGCTGTAGGATATGAATTTGATACGGATATTCAAAAAACGCTTATAAGA gcAGCACAATTTGGTAAATGTTTCATACCAGATATGAGGTCTGATAGTTATGTGGAGATCTGTAGATTATTGAGAGTTTTAAATGCCGTTAGAGATCCGAAGGTTGGCATACCAATTACAATTACACA ATTTAATTATATGGGAAGAAGGAAACAAGGTATATTAAAACGACTGATTAccagaaattattattatcttgCTTTACAGATTGCTCGGTACCTCAAACTCCCTGAAAAAGAAGGTATTAGCTATATTTTAGTGCATTGGGCTAAATATAAG GTTAGTCAATCACATTTAGAAGAAGAATCTGTTGCAAGAGAAATAGCTGAAAAATTGGGTTATTCTTCAGGAATCTCTTACAGTGAAATTGCTAGTACTGCTTCGGACTACGGAAGAAGAAAATTGGCCATCAAG ctTTTAGATTATGAATCGAAAGCGAGTGATCAAGTTCGATTGCTACTAGAGCTAGGAGAAAATACTCCAGCATTGGTTAAAGCCATAGAAAGTGGTGATACTGATTTAATTTATATGGTGATATTGAAGTTGAGAGAAAAAATGCCATTGGGAGATTTTAAG atGACAATTAGAAATTTCCCTGTAGCTCAatctttgtatataaaatattgtaaagagCATCACACACAAGCACTGAACGAAATATACATTCAAGAAGACGATTTTTGTGCTCAAGCCGAAACTTTTATTCTGGAAAGTTTAGACGACaag aaggAACACATGAAAGATGCTCTACTCACTTCTGCGCTGGAAGCTTACAAAAAAGGTAGAAAAGATCTTTACGTCGCGATGTGTGACGAAACTATTAAGTTGATACGATTTCAAAGGGAAGTGGAAGATAAAGTACCTGGAGCAAAGAATAAATTCAAAGGAAAATCTGTACACGAAACTtgcaaattattattagaaatgaaaGAAACTAAATTACCcgagaaattcaaaaatgatttcaaaatacCAGATAAAAG atattgGTGGTTGAAGATAAGTAGTTTAGCTAATCAAGAAAATTGGCTTGAATTAGAGAAATTCTCGAAGCTGAAAAGATCCCCTATTGGATATGCGCCGTTCGTAGACGTCTGTTTACAAAATGGAAATAAGGAGGAGGCTCTTAAATATTTACCAAAAGTTAATGAAGATATAAAAGTCAAATATTGCATAAAAGCAGG ttgTTTTGATGAAGCGGCCGATATAGCTTTTCAACAGAGAGATATGCAAAGCCTTCTTTACATCAAAAGTAAATGCGGATATCAATTAAGTCAAAATCAACTAGTCGAAAGAATTAACGCCATGGTACGTCAATTGGATTCCAAAAAGTAG
- the LOC130891071 gene encoding kinesin-like protein subito, with amino-acid sequence MNIDLAKSYLQARDPSIISYNRTNLGNVKAVLADLMSSASTESEAEEKIEENKFINVYLRIRRDIDISNIYKIDGNNFTCKVPEGSYALRNVKCGDTMKRTYTFTNIFGPEYDQKTIFDCIVKPKLVSFINGSNSTLFTYGASGSGKTYTIVGTPEEPGLIPRALEYVFKSLPKVSIEPEIKPLPNGTTQNITKDMMVENEKYKNWIVNAIDQTSHVNTYMQMQNRLSTEPIAEVTVDTDVSVSAWISFAEIYNEIVYDLLSIPNSKNKIRQRLALGKSKDERTYIKKLTYLHVTEGLEAYQILQYGLYNLNYASTAVNSHSSRSHCIFTIRLVQSSKSSSDVYISDFNFCDLAGAERLKKTMNFGDRLKESNNINTSLLVLGRCMDSIKKCQQAKDKRLIPFRESKLTQIFQKALMGYENVEMIVNVNLSRDMFDETIHVLNFSALASTIIVEEKLSKPIKRENRFSLMMQKEETPTENKVTISEHRNYGYLKKKLIESQNEITKLKREINRLNLVIKQNLIDPNEEIERLHKAIETIIDERDNIMVTCEKRIIEERESLNAIYKEYMERYAKIYKENEEHVIRRLREEYEEKIAEMQTITISSDDEESTETSHNRLKRELEQSENLRKLQKEKLEYTESLLEDAKEEYRSSQLEIKRVSQENNQLKSEVVKLKEEIESLKLQLMHQSMNFLDDESSGPEDSESQESVQHKVESSY; translated from the exons GAAGAAAACAAGTTTATCAATGTTTATCTCAGAATAAGAAGGGATATTGATATAAGcaacatttacaaaatagaCGGTAATAATTTTACCTGTAAAGTTCCTGAAGGTTCATATGCTCTTAGAAATGTGAAGTGTGGTGATACTATGAAGAGGACCTAtacatttacaaatatatttggtCCAGAGTATGaccaaaaaacaatttttgattgtatTGTCAAACCCAAATTAGTATCCTTCATCAATGGTAGTAATTCAACTTTATTCACATATGGGGCTTCTGGATCAG GGAAAACATATACTATAGTTGGTACACCGGAGGAGCCAGGTTTGATTCCTAGAGCATTAGAATATGTATTTAAATCTTTACCGAAAGTGAGTATAGAACCTGAAATTAAACCTCTCCCTAATGGTACCACACAGAATATTACTAAAGATATGATGGTAGaaaatgaaaagtataaaaattggATTGTTAACGCCATTGATCAAACATCTCATGTTAACACGTATAT gCAGATGCAAAACAGATTAAGTACAGAGCCAATAGCTGAAGTGACAGTTGATACAGATGTATCAGTTAGTGCTTGGATTAGTTTTGCAGAGATCTATAATGAAATTGTTTATGATTTATTGAGCATACccaattccaaaaataaaattcgtcAAAGATTAGCCTTGGGAAAATCCAAAGATGAAAGGacgtatataaaaaaattgacttatTTACATGTAACTGAAGGTTTAGAAGCATATCAAATTTTACAATATGGTTTGTACAACCTTAACTATGCATCTACTGCAGTTAATTCACATTCTAGTAgatcacactgtatattcaCAATACGTTTGGTACAATCATCTAAAAGTAGTAGTGACGTATATATTAGCGATTTTAACTTTTGTGATTTGGCTGGTGCAGAGAGGCTAAAAAAGACTATGAATTTCGGAGATCGCTTAAAAGAATCTAACAATATAAATACATCATTACTCGTTTTAG gtAGATGTATGGATAGTATCAAGAAATGTCAGCAAGCAAAAGATAAACGACTAATTCCCTTTAGAGAGTCAAAGTTAacacaaattttccaaaaggCTTTGATGGGTTACGAAAATGTAGAAATGATCGTGAATGTTAATCTCTCTAGAGATATGTTCGATGAAACCATTCACGTATTAAATTTTTCGGCTCTTGCAAGTACAATTATTGTTGAAGAGAAATTGTCCAAACCAATTAAAAGAGAAAACAGGTTTTCGTTGATGATGCAAAAAGAAGAAACACCAACAGAAAATAAAGTAACCATTA GTGAACATCGAAATTATGGATATcttaaaaagaaattgattgaGTCACAAAATGAAATTACCAAACTAAAAAGGGAAATTAATCGTTTAAATTTAGTGATTAAACAGAATCTGATTGATCCAAATGAGGAAATTGAAAGATTACACAAAGCAATAGAGACTATTATCGATGAAAGAGACAACATTATGGTAACATGTGAAAAGAGAATAATAGAAGAAAGGGAGTCTCTAAATGCAATATATAAAGAGTATATGGAGAGGTATGCcaaaatatacaaagaaaatgaagaacatGTAATAAGAag GTTACGAGAAGAATATGAAGAGAAAATTGCAGAAATGCAAACAATAACTATTTCGAGTGATGACGAGGAATCAACCGAAACATCTCATAATAGATTGAAAAGAGAATTAGAACAATCGgaaaatttaagaaaactacaaaaagaAAAGTTAGAATATACAGAAAGTTTGTTAGAAGATGCCAAAGAAGAGTATCGGTCTTCACAATTAGAAATAAAACG TGTCTCGcaagaaaataatcaattaaaatcgGAAGTcgtcaaattaaaagaagaaattgaatcATTGAAGTTACAACTAATGCACCAATCAATGAATTTCCTCGATGATGAATCAAGTGGCCCAGAAGATAGTGAATCTCAGGAATCTGTACAGCATAAAGTGGAATCTAGTTACTAG